A part of Candidatus Deferrimicrobium borealis genomic DNA contains:
- the ilvB gene encoding biosynthetic-type acetolactate synthase large subunit, producing the protein MQMTGAEIFVKALADLGVDVVFGYPGGATIHIYDALFKNVKVRHMLCRHEQGAVHMADGYARASGRTGVCLVTSGPGATNTVTGLATAYMDSIPIVVFSGQVPTLLIGNDAFQEADIVGISRPCTKHNYLVKETKDLARIIKEAFYIASTGRPGPVLVDMPKDVLAGSARYDLPKEVSIRGYRPTYEGHQRQVESAVRLLLSRERPVVYAGGGVILSNASGELAELSRALSLPVTTTLMGMGAFPGSDPLSLGMLGMHGTYAANMAISHSDVILAVGARFDDRVTGKISEFAPHAKIIHIDIDPTSIQKNVRVDIPIVGDVKDVLRKMIKLVKGKKEAAAYRGKTAAWRGQIASWAKTHPLTYKPSKGKIKPQYVVEEIHKLTKGKAIVATEVGQNQMWAAQFYNYEQPRTFLSSGGLGTMGYGLPAAIGAQVAMPGRLVVDIAGDGSIQMNIQELATAVQYRIPVKVVILNNGTLGMVRQWQELFFDGNYSQTCLPRIPDFVKLAEAYGAKGFRATTPEEVHEVLRKGFAADGPVLIDVITDPAEMVYPMVPAGAGLTEMLLV; encoded by the coding sequence ATGCAGATGACCGGTGCGGAGATCTTCGTCAAGGCGCTCGCGGACCTGGGGGTCGACGTCGTCTTCGGTTATCCCGGCGGGGCCACCATCCACATCTACGACGCCCTGTTCAAGAACGTGAAGGTTCGCCACATGCTGTGCCGCCACGAGCAGGGGGCGGTCCACATGGCCGACGGCTACGCCCGCGCTTCGGGCAGGACCGGGGTGTGCCTCGTCACCTCGGGTCCCGGGGCGACGAACACGGTCACCGGCCTCGCCACGGCGTACATGGACTCGATCCCGATCGTCGTCTTCTCGGGGCAGGTTCCCACGCTCCTGATCGGCAACGACGCCTTCCAGGAGGCGGACATCGTCGGCATCAGCCGGCCGTGCACCAAGCACAACTATCTGGTCAAGGAGACGAAGGACCTCGCCCGGATCATCAAGGAGGCGTTCTACATCGCCTCCACGGGCCGCCCCGGTCCGGTGCTGGTCGACATGCCCAAGGACGTGCTGGCCGGCTCCGCGCGGTACGATCTTCCCAAGGAGGTGAGCATCCGCGGGTATCGCCCCACGTATGAAGGGCACCAGCGCCAGGTGGAAAGCGCGGTGCGGCTGCTGCTGTCCCGGGAGCGCCCGGTCGTCTACGCCGGGGGCGGCGTCATCCTGTCGAACGCCTCCGGGGAGCTGGCGGAACTTTCCCGCGCGCTCTCCCTCCCGGTGACCACGACGCTCATGGGGATGGGGGCGTTCCCCGGATCCGACCCGCTCTCGCTGGGGATGCTGGGGATGCACGGGACGTACGCGGCGAACATGGCGATCTCCCACTCGGACGTGATCCTCGCGGTGGGCGCGCGCTTCGACGACCGCGTGACCGGAAAGATCAGCGAATTCGCGCCGCACGCCAAGATCATCCACATCGACATCGATCCCACGTCCATCCAGAAAAACGTGCGGGTCGACATCCCGATCGTGGGCGACGTGAAGGACGTTTTGCGGAAGATGATCAAGCTGGTGAAAGGGAAGAAGGAGGCGGCCGCGTACCGGGGAAAGACCGCCGCGTGGCGCGGGCAGATCGCCTCGTGGGCGAAGACCCACCCGCTGACGTACAAGCCGTCGAAGGGGAAGATCAAGCCGCAATACGTGGTGGAGGAGATCCACAAGCTCACGAAGGGGAAGGCGATCGTCGCCACGGAGGTCGGCCAGAACCAGATGTGGGCCGCCCAGTTCTACAACTACGAACAGCCGCGCACCTTCCTCTCCTCGGGGGGGTTGGGGACGATGGGGTACGGGCTTCCGGCGGCGATCGGCGCCCAGGTGGCGATGCCGGGGCGCCTCGTCGTCGACATCGCGGGGGACGGCAGCATCCAGATGAACATCCAGGAGCTGGCCACGGCCGTGCAGTACCGCATCCCGGTGAAGGTCGTGATCCTCAACAACGGGACGCTCGGGATGGTCCGCCAGTGGCAGGAGCTCTTCTTCGACGGGAACTATTCCCAGACGTGCCTTCCCCGGATCCCCGACTTCGTGAAGCTGGCGGAGGCGTACGGGGCGAAGGGGTTCCGCGCCACGACGCCGGAAGAGGTTCACGAGGTGCTCCGCAAGGGGTTCGCCGCCGACGGACCGGTGCTGATCGACGTGATCACGGATCCCGCGGAGATGGTCTACCCGATGGTCCCCGCCGGAGCGGGGCTGACCGAGATGCTGCTGGTCTGA
- the pyrH gene encoding UMP kinase, with protein MEKPSYRRILLKLSGEALMGKQAYGIDDEILTGLSTEIREVVGLGVHVALVVGGGNIFRGIGTSRDFGIDRASADYMGMLATVINSLALQDVLERTGVTTRVMSAIEMRAIAEPYIRRRALRHLEKGRVVIFAAGTGNPYFTTDTAAALRAMEINADAILKATKVDGVFDRDPMLDPKAKKYSRLTYLDVLRKNIKVMDATAISLCMDNNLPIVVFNVTRRGNILKAVLGERIGTVVHGGK; from the coding sequence GTGGAGAAACCGTCGTACCGCCGGATCCTGCTGAAGCTGTCGGGGGAAGCCCTGATGGGGAAGCAGGCGTACGGGATCGACGACGAGATCCTCACCGGCCTGTCGACCGAGATCCGGGAAGTCGTCGGACTCGGCGTCCATGTGGCCCTCGTCGTGGGCGGCGGGAACATCTTCCGGGGGATCGGCACCAGCCGGGACTTCGGCATCGACCGCGCCTCCGCGGACTACATGGGAATGCTGGCGACGGTCATCAACAGCCTCGCCCTGCAGGACGTCCTCGAGCGGACCGGGGTCACGACGCGCGTGATGAGCGCGATCGAGATGCGCGCGATCGCCGAGCCGTACATCCGCCGGCGCGCCCTGCGCCACCTTGAAAAGGGGCGGGTGGTGATCTTCGCGGCGGGGACCGGGAACCCGTATTTCACGACGGACACCGCGGCGGCGCTGCGGGCGATGGAGATCAACGCCGACGCCATCCTCAAGGCCACCAAGGTCGACGGCGTGTTCGATCGCGACCCGATGCTCGACCCGAAGGCGAAGAAGTACTCCCGCCTGACCTACCTCGACGTCCTCCGGAAGAACATCAAGGTCATGGACGCCACGGCCATCTCCCTGTGCATGGACAACAACCTCCCCATCGTCGTGTTCAATGTGACGAGGCGAGGGAACATCCTGAAGGCGGTGCTGGGCGAGAGGATCGGCACCGTGGTCCACGGAGGGAAGTAA
- a CDS encoding isoprenyl transferase, with product MTSEGSASPSLPRHVAIIMDGNGRWANLRGLPRVEGHRMGVRSVRAVVECARELRIPCLTLYAFSLENWGRPEPEVLALMTLLKEFLVSELPLFLRHRIRLRVIGETSSLPFAVRQVLERTVSATAGNTEMTLTLGLSYAGRNEIVRAARRLAAEAADGKIAPEEITEGMFSTRLDTAGIPDPDLVIRTSGELRISNFLLWQSAYAEFAFTDVLWPDFGKAEFLQALEEYSRRHRRFGLTADQAVKAPGK from the coding sequence ATGACCTCCGAAGGAAGCGCGTCCCCTTCCCTGCCGCGGCACGTCGCCATCATCATGGACGGCAACGGCCGGTGGGCGAACCTGCGGGGGCTCCCGCGCGTCGAGGGGCACCGGATGGGGGTCCGCTCCGTGCGCGCCGTCGTGGAGTGCGCCCGGGAACTGCGCATCCCATGCCTCACCCTGTACGCCTTCTCGCTCGAGAACTGGGGCCGCCCCGAGCCCGAGGTCCTCGCTCTCATGACCCTTCTGAAGGAGTTTCTCGTCAGCGAGCTTCCCCTGTTCCTCCGGCACCGGATCCGGCTCCGCGTCATCGGAGAGACCTCCTCCCTCCCGTTCGCCGTCCGGCAGGTCCTGGAGCGCACCGTCTCCGCCACGGCGGGGAATACCGAGATGACGTTGACGCTGGGGCTTTCGTACGCGGGGCGCAACGAGATCGTCCGCGCGGCGCGCCGCCTTGCCGCCGAGGCGGCGGACGGGAAGATCGCTCCGGAGGAGATCACGGAAGGGATGTTCTCCACCCGCCTCGACACCGCGGGGATCCCGGACCCCGACCTCGTCATCCGCACCAGCGGGGAACTCCGCATCAGCAACTTCCTGCTCTGGCAATCCGCCTACGCCGAGTTCGCCTTCACGGACGTGCTGTGGCCGGATTTCGGCAAGGCGGAGTTCCTTCAGGCGCTCGAGGAGTACTCCCGCCGGCACAGGCGCTTCGGACTGACCGCGGACCAGGCCGTCAAGGCCCCGGGGAAATAG
- the frr gene encoding ribosome recycling factor, producing MEALVKDTSARMERSIEAFRKELGKVRTGRASFSLLDGVKVDYYGTPTPLQQVGTLSVPESRLITVTPWDTKMIGPIEKAIQGSGLGLNPSSDGKMVRIPIPPLTEERRRELAKVVRKMGEDARVAVRNVRREAIEKLKDREKKKEISEDVVKRGQERVQKETDAHVKKIDEILKSKEQEILEV from the coding sequence ATGGAAGCGCTGGTGAAGGACACCTCCGCCCGCATGGAGCGGAGCATCGAAGCGTTCCGGAAGGAGCTGGGGAAGGTGCGCACGGGGCGCGCCTCCTTCTCGCTGCTGGACGGGGTCAAGGTGGACTACTACGGCACTCCCACGCCGCTCCAGCAGGTGGGGACCCTCTCGGTCCCCGAGAGCCGCCTGATCACCGTAACCCCCTGGGACACCAAGATGATCGGGCCGATCGAGAAGGCGATCCAGGGGAGCGGCCTCGGGTTGAACCCGTCGAGCGACGGGAAGATGGTCCGCATCCCGATCCCGCCCCTGACGGAGGAACGGCGCAGGGAGCTGGCCAAGGTGGTCCGGAAGATGGGCGAAGACGCGCGCGTGGCGGTTCGCAACGTCCGCCGCGAGGCGATCGAAAAGCTGAAGGACCGGGAGAAGAAGAAAGAGATCTCCGAGGACGTCGTCAAGCGCGGGCAGGAGCGGGTCCAGAAGGAGACGGACGCCCACGTGAAAAAGATCGACGAGATCCTCAAGTCCAAGGAACAGGAGATCCTGGAGGTCTGA
- the rseP gene encoding RIP metalloprotease RseP, whose product MIYFLSFIVVLGVLIFVHEFGHFIVARKLGVGVTKFSFGFGPKLAGFRRGETEYILSAVPLGGYVKLVGESEGDEVPPEQLSRSFQQKPVWVKMAIVAAGPVGNLVFAVLVFWVVFLGGVPSLTPRIGDIAPDTPAARAGLRKGDVVLRIDDVAVATWEELATKIRAGSSGRPLRITVKRDGSETTILVAPEMREGRTVFGEKVSEPKIGIVAGQEVVYRSIGPGAAFVRAGQETGKLIYLTVMTVVKLVTRVLPSETLGGPILIAQIAGDQARQGISPFAYFLGLLSVNLGILNLLPIPILDGGHLLFFSVEGLMRKPISPQMRTLAHQVGLALILTLTALVFYNDIARLLSR is encoded by the coding sequence GTGATCTATTTCCTCTCGTTCATCGTCGTCCTCGGCGTCCTCATTTTCGTGCACGAATTCGGCCACTTCATCGTGGCCCGGAAACTCGGTGTCGGAGTCACCAAGTTCTCGTTCGGGTTCGGACCGAAGCTGGCCGGCTTCCGGCGGGGTGAAACCGAATACATTCTCTCCGCGGTTCCCCTCGGCGGGTACGTGAAGCTCGTCGGGGAGAGCGAAGGGGATGAGGTCCCGCCCGAACAGCTGTCGCGCTCCTTCCAGCAGAAACCGGTCTGGGTGAAGATGGCGATCGTGGCGGCCGGACCGGTGGGAAACCTCGTCTTCGCCGTCCTCGTTTTCTGGGTCGTCTTCCTCGGAGGCGTGCCGTCCCTGACCCCGCGCATCGGCGACATCGCGCCCGACACCCCGGCCGCCCGCGCGGGGCTCCGGAAAGGGGACGTGGTGCTCCGGATCGACGACGTAGCGGTGGCAACCTGGGAGGAGCTCGCGACGAAGATCCGCGCGGGGAGCTCCGGCAGGCCCCTTCGGATCACGGTGAAACGCGACGGGTCGGAAACGACGATCCTCGTCGCCCCGGAGATGCGGGAGGGACGCACCGTCTTCGGGGAGAAGGTCTCCGAACCGAAGATCGGGATCGTCGCGGGGCAGGAGGTCGTCTACCGAAGCATCGGGCCGGGGGCGGCCTTCGTCCGTGCGGGGCAGGAGACCGGCAAGCTCATCTACCTCACCGTGATGACGGTGGTGAAACTCGTCACGCGCGTCCTCCCGTCGGAGACGCTGGGGGGGCCGATCCTCATCGCGCAGATCGCGGGGGACCAGGCCCGCCAGGGGATCTCCCCGTTCGCCTACTTCCTCGGCCTTCTGAGCGTCAACCTCGGCATCCTCAACCTGCTTCCGATCCCGATCCTCGACGGCGGGCACCTGCTCTTCTTCTCGGTAGAGGGTCTGATGCGCAAGCCGATCTCCCCGCAGATGCGCACCCTGGCCCACCAGGTGGGGCTTGCGCTCATCCTCACCCTGACGGCGCTCGTCTTCTACAACGACATCGCCCGGCTCCTGTCCCGATGA
- a CDS encoding phosphatidate cytidylyltransferase has translation MLWKRIATAAVLVPLLIASILLSVGRPGGWPFLLLCAVAAALCADEGFRMFLHGARDRAGGIALAVLVVFSGALLPGTFGVPAVLVCVLLSVFHVLPGAADPAEKARRAATLSLGAVYIGGLLSTYPRTLLLPRGEHWVFLGILAVAAGDTIAYFTGRAIGRRKLAPAVSPNKTVEGAVGGLLGSVGCAVLYAHGFLPVVPAGYAAAAGAAVGIFGQAGDLFESLIKRAAGVKDSGTILPGHGGILDRADGILAAGPVLYLFAAFSPLAGACA, from the coding sequence ATGCTCTGGAAACGGATCGCCACCGCCGCCGTTCTCGTCCCGCTCCTGATCGCCTCCATCCTGCTCTCCGTCGGGCGCCCGGGGGGATGGCCGTTCCTGCTGCTGTGCGCGGTCGCCGCGGCGCTTTGCGCGGACGAAGGATTCCGGATGTTTCTCCACGGCGCCCGGGATCGCGCGGGCGGGATCGCCCTCGCCGTTCTCGTGGTTTTTTCGGGGGCGCTGCTCCCGGGTACCTTTGGCGTACCGGCGGTTCTCGTCTGCGTCCTCCTTTCGGTCTTCCACGTCCTTCCGGGAGCGGCCGACCCCGCGGAAAAAGCGCGAAGGGCGGCGACGCTCTCCCTCGGGGCGGTCTACATCGGGGGGCTCCTGTCGACGTATCCGCGGACGCTCCTCCTTCCCCGCGGGGAGCACTGGGTGTTCCTCGGGATCCTCGCCGTGGCGGCGGGGGACACGATCGCCTACTTCACGGGAAGGGCGATCGGCCGGAGGAAACTCGCCCCGGCCGTCTCGCCGAACAAGACGGTGGAAGGCGCGGTCGGGGGCCTCCTCGGGAGCGTCGGATGCGCCGTCCTCTACGCGCACGGTTTTCTCCCCGTGGTGCCGGCGGGATACGCCGCCGCCGCCGGAGCCGCCGTGGGGATCTTCGGACAGGCGGGGGACCTGTTCGAGTCGCTGATCAAGCGCGCGGCGGGCGTGAAGGACAGCGGGACGATCCTGCCCGGCCACGGGGGGATCCTCGATCGGGCCGACGGGATCCTCGCGGCCGGCCCCGTCCTCTACCTGTTCGCGGCGTTTTCGCCCCTCGCCGGGGCGTGCGCGTGA
- the ilvN gene encoding acetolactate synthase small subunit translates to MRHTISVLVENEFGVLSRVSGLFSGRGFNIESLCVAETMEPQVSRMTIVTSGNDQIIEQILKQLNKLIPVLKVIDFTGVETVDRELVLVKVNAEGDGKQEVLRLVDIFRAKIVDVAPRSYTIEMTGGEGKVMAFLQMLRPLGIREVVRTGKIAISRGM, encoded by the coding sequence ATGCGCCACACGATTTCCGTCCTGGTGGAGAACGAGTTCGGGGTGTTGAGCCGCGTCTCCGGGCTTTTCTCGGGCCGCGGATTCAACATCGAATCGCTCTGCGTGGCGGAGACGATGGAGCCGCAGGTCTCCCGGATGACGATCGTGACCAGCGGGAACGACCAGATCATCGAGCAGATCCTGAAGCAGTTGAACAAGCTCATCCCGGTCCTGAAGGTGATCGATTTCACGGGCGTGGAGACGGTCGACCGGGAACTGGTGCTCGTCAAGGTGAACGCCGAGGGGGACGGGAAGCAGGAAGTGCTGCGGCTGGTCGACATCTTCCGAGCCAAGATCGTCGATGTCGCGCCGCGCTCCTACACGATCGAGATGACGGGGGGCGAGGGGAAGGTGATGGCTTTCCTGCAGATGCTCCGACCCCTGGGCATCCGCGAAGTCGTGCGGACCGGCAAGATCGCCATCTCCCGCGGGATGTAG
- the rpsB gene encoding 30S ribosomal protein S2: MANGQSSVISMKQLLEAGVHFGHQTKRWNPKMKRYIFTARNGIYIIDLQQTVKMFRAAYEAVRSMAAEGKTVLFVGTKKQAQEAVEEEARRAGTPYVNQRWLGGMLTNFSTIRKSLDRLQKLSEIGTDGTAERLPKKEVLQLEKERVKLEKTLGGIRDLRRVPDAMFVVDPSRETIAILEGRRLGIPIVAIVDTNCDPDLIDVVIPGNDDAIRAIKLFLSKMADAILEGKASYAEKNASRIDKEAEAPEVTVSLISTEGDEEVSIAPKAPAAAQPPSAAE, from the coding sequence ATGGCGAACGGACAGAGCTCGGTAATCTCGATGAAGCAGCTGCTGGAGGCGGGGGTCCACTTCGGGCACCAGACGAAGCGATGGAACCCGAAGATGAAGCGGTACATCTTTACCGCGCGCAACGGGATCTACATCATCGACCTTCAGCAGACGGTGAAGATGTTCCGGGCCGCCTACGAGGCGGTGCGGAGCATGGCGGCGGAGGGAAAGACGGTTCTTTTCGTCGGCACGAAGAAGCAGGCGCAGGAGGCGGTGGAGGAGGAGGCCCGCCGGGCCGGCACGCCGTACGTCAACCAACGCTGGCTGGGAGGGATGCTCACCAACTTCAGCACGATCCGGAAGAGCCTCGACCGGCTGCAGAAGCTTTCGGAGATCGGAACCGACGGCACCGCCGAGCGGCTCCCCAAAAAGGAAGTCCTCCAGCTCGAGAAGGAGCGGGTCAAGCTCGAGAAGACCCTCGGCGGCATCCGGGATCTCCGGCGCGTGCCGGACGCGATGTTCGTCGTCGACCCGTCGCGGGAGACGATCGCGATCCTCGAGGGCCGGCGGCTTGGGATCCCCATCGTCGCCATCGTGGACACGAACTGCGACCCCGACCTGATCGACGTCGTGATCCCGGGGAACGACGACGCCATCCGCGCGATCAAGCTGTTCCTCTCCAAGATGGCCGACGCGATCCTCGAGGGGAAGGCGTCCTACGCGGAGAAGAACGCCTCCCGCATCGACAAGGAGGCGGAGGCGCCCGAGGTAACGGTGTCGCTCATCTCCACCGAAGGGGACGAGGAAGTCTCCATCGCGCCGAAGGCTCCCGCGGCGGCGCAACCCCCCTCCGCGGCGGAATAA
- the tsf gene encoding translation elongation factor Ts, with translation MQITSGMVKELREKTGAGLMDCKAALTASGGDMEAAIDHLRKKGLAAAAKKSSRIASEGVVYAHVEGNSGTLVEVNCETDFVARTDDFIGLAKEVAALVNNKAPRDVDEALTLPLNGGNLGEQLVEAVAKIGEKISFRRFARLETPTGAPGVIAPYIHAGGKIGVLVAVSGADRSNDAVAALAKDLAMQVAAANPTYIGRNDVPAPVIEREKAIYREQAKASGKPDKILDKIADGKLEKYFGDFCLVEQAFIKDPERKVSQFLADAGKAAGGPVTVSAFARFQVGEGMEKRSDDLAAEVAKQLGQG, from the coding sequence ATGCAGATCACATCCGGGATGGTCAAGGAGCTCCGCGAGAAGACCGGCGCGGGCCTGATGGATTGCAAGGCGGCGCTCACGGCGTCGGGCGGCGACATGGAGGCGGCGATCGACCACCTCCGGAAGAAGGGCCTCGCGGCGGCCGCGAAGAAGTCTTCGCGGATCGCCTCCGAGGGGGTCGTCTACGCCCACGTGGAGGGGAACTCCGGGACCCTGGTCGAGGTGAACTGCGAGACCGACTTCGTCGCCAGGACCGACGATTTCATCGGGCTGGCAAAGGAGGTCGCCGCGCTGGTCAACAACAAGGCGCCCCGGGACGTCGACGAAGCCCTGACCTTGCCGCTCAACGGCGGGAACCTCGGTGAACAGCTGGTGGAGGCGGTCGCGAAGATCGGCGAGAAGATTTCCTTCCGCCGGTTCGCGCGCCTCGAGACGCCGACGGGGGCGCCCGGCGTGATCGCCCCGTACATCCACGCCGGGGGGAAGATCGGCGTCCTCGTGGCGGTATCGGGCGCGGATCGGTCGAACGACGCGGTGGCCGCGCTGGCCAAGGACCTCGCGATGCAGGTGGCGGCCGCCAACCCGACGTACATCGGCAGGAACGATGTCCCCGCCCCGGTCATCGAGCGCGAGAAGGCGATCTACCGCGAGCAGGCCAAGGCTTCGGGGAAACCCGACAAGATCCTGGACAAGATCGCCGACGGGAAGCTGGAGAAGTATTTCGGCGATTTCTGCCTCGTCGAGCAGGCGTTCATCAAGGACCCGGAGCGAAAGGTCTCGCAGTTCCTCGCGGACGCGGGGAAGGCCGCCGGCGGACCGGTCACGGTGAGCGCCTTCGCGCGGTTCCAGGTGGGCGAGGGGATGGAGAAGCGGTCGGATGACCTGGCCGCCGAGGTGGCGAAGCAGCTCGGGCAGGGGTGA
- the tsaB gene encoding tRNA (adenosine(37)-N6)-threonylcarbamoyltransferase complex dimerization subunit type 1 TsaB, translating to MILALETATPRGSVALVSGAVVRAEVFLPPGPRASGSYISAVEALFAAAGAATGNVTAVAVSAGPGAFTGLRVGMSAAKGFCYGWGVPLVPVPTLLALAHRFPGEGRTVCPVQDARRGEVYAALFRWNGGELARLSPDMAIAPALLPGRIPDGDVLFCGDGVTPFGASFREALGDRAILVNGDEGLPRASAVGIVGERIFRDGGAGNPRTAVPFYLRSSGTEFPLPRP from the coding sequence GTGATCCTGGCGCTCGAGACGGCGACTCCCCGCGGGAGCGTGGCGCTGGTGTCCGGCGCCGTGGTCCGGGCGGAAGTCTTTCTCCCCCCGGGTCCGCGGGCGTCCGGGTCGTACATCTCCGCCGTGGAAGCGCTCTTCGCCGCCGCCGGGGCGGCGACCGGGAACGTTACCGCCGTCGCCGTTTCGGCCGGGCCCGGCGCGTTCACCGGCTTGCGCGTCGGGATGTCGGCGGCGAAAGGGTTCTGTTACGGGTGGGGCGTCCCGCTCGTCCCCGTGCCGACCCTGCTCGCCCTTGCCCATCGATTTCCGGGGGAGGGACGGACCGTCTGTCCGGTCCAGGACGCCCGCAGGGGAGAGGTGTACGCGGCTCTCTTCCGCTGGAACGGCGGGGAACTCGCACGTCTTTCCCCCGACATGGCCATCGCTCCCGCCCTGCTCCCCGGTCGGATTCCGGACGGCGACGTCCTCTTCTGCGGTGACGGCGTCACCCCCTTCGGGGCGTCGTTCCGGGAGGCGCTGGGGGACCGCGCGATCCTCGTCAACGGGGACGAGGGGCTTCCCCGCGCGTCGGCGGTGGGGATCGTCGGGGAACGGATCTTCCGGGACGGCGGGGCCGGGAATCCCCGCACGGCCGTCCCCTTCTACCTGCGGTCCTCGGGCACGGAGTTTCCCCTTCCCCGTCCGTAA
- the dxr gene encoding 1-deoxy-D-xylulose-5-phosphate reductoisomerase: MSRLGVAVLGATGSVGRNALDVISRFPRRFRATALCAGTNARALAGLARLFRPDIVCLSKGDGADLRKEFPRGTRLLFGEEGMREAACAGDVDIVLAAASGITSIRPVIAAAELGKRIALANKELLVMAGKFVTDAARRGKAEILPVDSEHSAVFQATAGRPRDEILRILLTASGGPFRTHTVSRMRSATVAQALGHPTWRMGAKISVDSATLMNKGLEVIEATWLFGLPPARIDVVIHPQSVVHSMVEFRDGSVMAQMGVPDMRIPIGYAFSHPGRLPLELSRLRPHRMEGLIFERPDRKRFPALRIAYAAAETGGSAPAVLSGANEEAVLAFLSGQIAFTDIVRVVDRVLSAWSAPFTARSLQDVLAADAQARREARNELSRHRRHRPS, from the coding sequence GTGAGCCGCCTGGGGGTAGCGGTGCTGGGCGCCACCGGCTCCGTCGGCCGGAACGCGCTGGACGTCATCTCCCGGTTCCCACGGCGGTTTCGGGCGACCGCGCTGTGCGCCGGGACGAACGCCCGGGCGCTGGCGGGTCTCGCCCGTCTTTTCCGCCCCGACATCGTCTGCCTCTCAAAGGGGGACGGAGCGGATCTCCGGAAGGAGTTTCCGAGGGGAACGCGACTCCTCTTCGGGGAAGAGGGGATGCGGGAGGCGGCGTGCGCCGGGGACGTCGACATCGTCCTCGCCGCGGCGTCCGGGATCACCTCGATCCGTCCGGTCATCGCCGCCGCAGAACTGGGGAAGCGGATCGCCCTGGCGAACAAGGAGCTTCTCGTGATGGCCGGGAAGTTCGTGACCGACGCCGCCCGGCGGGGGAAGGCGGAGATCCTCCCCGTCGACAGCGAGCATTCCGCCGTCTTCCAGGCGACCGCGGGTCGTCCCCGGGACGAGATCCTCCGGATCCTTCTCACCGCCTCGGGCGGACCGTTCCGCACCCACACCGTCTCCCGGATGCGGTCGGCCACGGTAGCGCAGGCGCTGGGGCACCCCACGTGGCGGATGGGGGCGAAGATCTCCGTGGATTCCGCCACCCTCATGAACAAGGGGCTCGAGGTGATCGAGGCGACGTGGCTGTTCGGCCTCCCCCCCGCGCGGATCGACGTGGTGATCCACCCCCAATCGGTGGTCCACTCGATGGTGGAGTTCCGCGACGGGAGCGTGATGGCGCAGATGGGTGTCCCCGACATGCGGATCCCCATCGGCTACGCTTTCTCCCACCCGGGGCGGCTCCCCCTGGAACTGTCCCGCCTTCGGCCGCATCGAATGGAGGGTTTGATCTTCGAGCGGCCCGACCGGAAACGATTCCCGGCGCTGCGGATCGCCTACGCCGCCGCGGAGACGGGCGGCTCGGCGCCTGCGGTCCTGAGCGGCGCCAACGAGGAGGCGGTCCTGGCGTTCCTGTCGGGCCAGATCGCGTTCACCGACATCGTCCGCGTCGTCGACCGCGTGCTGTCGGCGTGGTCGGCGCCGTTCACGGCCCGATCGCTTCAGGATGTGCTCGCCGCCGACGCGCAGGCGCGCCGCGAGGCGCGGAACGAACTATCCCGTCACAGGAGACATCGACCATCGTGA
- a CDS encoding DUF465 domain-containing protein, translating into MGQSLEEKTAALIAKDPEFKALVEEHRQLDEKLKELDRKVYLLPDEEVERKRLQKMKLARKDKIAQILNA; encoded by the coding sequence ATGGGCCAGAGCCTGGAAGAGAAAACGGCCGCCCTGATCGCGAAGGATCCGGAGTTCAAGGCGCTCGTCGAGGAGCATCGCCAGCTCGACGAGAAACTGAAGGAACTTGACCGCAAGGTGTACCTGCTCCCCGACGAGGAAGTCGAACGGAAGCGGCTCCAGAAGATGAAACTCGCCAGGAAGGACAAGATCGCGCAGATCCTGAACGCGTAG